A genomic window from Terrisporobacter glycolicus ATCC 14880 = DSM 1288 includes:
- a CDS encoding DivIVA domain-containing protein, with the protein MITPMDIENKEFKKGFRGYHEDEVDEFLDKVKEDFENLYRENLDLKEKIKLYQEQVSRYKTIEKTLNDTLITAQTAAKDTCDAANKKAKIIVEDAELKSKQIIENCKERIVVLTKEYDDLVKEFKIFRNKFKSLIQDEMTNIDEIFFNVDEHCNESFNMIDLPEEDNNILAEDEVASSME; encoded by the coding sequence ATGATAACTCCAATGGACATAGAAAATAAAGAGTTTAAAAAGGGATTTAGAGGATACCATGAAGATGAGGTTGATGAATTCTTAGATAAAGTAAAAGAAGATTTTGAAAATCTATATAGAGAAAACTTAGATTTAAAAGAAAAAATAAAATTATATCAAGAACAAGTAAGTAGATATAAAACTATAGAAAAAACTTTAAATGATACTTTAATTACTGCTCAAACAGCAGCTAAAGATACTTGTGATGCTGCAAATAAGAAGGCAAAAATAATAGTGGAAGATGCTGAACTAAAATCAAAGCAAATTATAGAAAATTGTAAAGAAAGAATAGTAGTCTTAACAAAAGAATATGATGATTTAGTTAAAGAGTTTAAAATTTTTAGAAATAAATTTAAGTCTTTAATTCAAGATGAAATGACAAATATAGATGAGATATTTTTCAATGTAGATGAGCACTGCAATGAATCATTCAATATGATTGACTTACCTGAAGAGGATAATAATATTTTAGCAGAAGATGAAGTTGCGTCATCCATGGAATAA
- a CDS encoding RNA-binding protein, with amino-acid sequence MDKLKLTSHIKDIDLKNKMFRIIDKANGCLKNYDVRFSDFLNPFEVENVKAILNSSYDLKYTVDGGYDESERKMVFIYPFYMGYEDIRETLRFIQIEGNFKFKSISHKDYLGSLLSLGIKREKIGDIIIHENFCQVVVTFDICDFILMNLEKVARNNVKLKEISRKEVVYNPPNYKEINFTVSSNRIDCIISGLYNISRQESAKLISNEKVQVNYEKITSCSKEVKSESLISVRGKGRSQINSIGDLTKKGKIKVQGKILL; translated from the coding sequence ATGGACAAATTAAAATTAACATCTCATATTAAAGATATAGACTTAAAAAATAAGATGTTTAGGATAATTGACAAAGCAAATGGCTGTTTAAAAAATTATGATGTAAGATTTAGTGATTTTCTAAATCCATTTGAAGTGGAGAATGTTAAAGCTATTTTAAATTCCAGCTATGACTTAAAATATACAGTTGATGGTGGATACGATGAAAGTGAACGAAAAATGGTATTTATTTATCCATTTTATATGGGCTATGAAGATATAAGAGAAACTTTGAGATTTATACAAATTGAAGGAAATTTTAAATTTAAATCAATCAGTCATAAAGATTATCTGGGTTCTTTGTTAAGTCTAGGTATAAAGAGAGAAAAAATTGGAGATATAATTATACATGAGAACTTTTGTCAGGTAGTTGTTACCTTTGATATATGTGATTTTATTTTAATGAACTTAGAAAAGGTTGCTAGGAATAACGTGAAATTGAAAGAGATTTCTAGGAAAGAGGTTGTATACAATCCACCTAATTATAAAGAAATTAACTTTACAGTTTCTTCAAACAGAATAGATTGTATAATAAGTGGTTTATATAATATATCAAGACAAGAAAGTGCTAAGTTGATAAGTAATGAAAAGGTTCAGGTGAATTATGAAAAAATCACATCTTGTTCAAAAGAAGTAAAATCAGAGTCTTTAATCTCTGTAAGGGGAAAAGGACGATCACAAATAAATAGTATTGGCGATTTAACAAAAAAAGGAAAAATAAAAGTTCAAGGAAAAATATTATTGTAG
- a CDS encoding YggT family protein codes for MQMIAVLLIKLLNILTWLILIQCLMSWFPGARYSKAYEILSMFTEPLVGPIREVLFRYIDIPIDFSPIIAFFVISMVKNLIYSLVW; via the coding sequence ATGCAAATGATAGCCGTATTGCTTATTAAGCTTTTGAACATACTAACTTGGCTTATTTTAATACAATGTTTAATGTCTTGGTTTCCAGGAGCTAGATATTCAAAAGCATATGAGATATTAAGTATGTTTACTGAGCCTTTAGTAGGTCCGATTAGAGAAGTTTTATTTAGATACATAGATATTCCAATTGATTTTTCACCAATCATAGCTTTCTTTGTAATATCAATGGTTAAAAATCTAATATATAGTTTGGTTTGGTAG
- a CDS encoding cell division protein SepF: protein MSEGFIKKFKDWMSIDEEEYDGDDEGYEGIQDEQDQEEPKLEAANSHVTRSSKVVNIHTNSQMKVVIAEPKKYDDVTIIADHLRQRRAVIVNLESVEEEPELKKSIYYFISGAVYILDGSMQKVSKSIFILAPNNVDIDANIKKELESKAFFPWQK, encoded by the coding sequence ATGAGTGAAGGATTTATAAAGAAGTTTAAAGATTGGATGTCGATTGATGAAGAAGAATATGATGGAGACGATGAAGGATACGAAGGTATTCAAGATGAACAAGATCAAGAAGAACCTAAATTAGAAGCTGCTAATTCTCATGTAACAAGAAGTAGTAAAGTGGTTAATATACATACTAACAGTCAAATGAAAGTGGTTATTGCTGAGCCTAAAAAATACGATGATGTAACTATTATAGCAGATCATTTAAGACAAAGAAGAGCTGTAATTGTTAACTTAGAAAGTGTAGAAGAAGAGCCAGAGCTTAAAAAATCGATATACTATTTTATAAGTGGAGCAGTATATATATTGGATGGAAGTATGCAAAAAGTTTCTAAGTCAATATTTATATTAGCACCAAACAATGTGGATATAGATGCAAATATAAAAAAAGAATTAGAAAGTAAAGCATTTTTTCCGTGGCAAAAATAA
- a CDS encoding YggS family pyridoxal phosphate-dependent enzyme, translating to MSIKDNIISIKQNIDNIRKESNRQEYVNLMAVTKTVDVDKVLEAIDAGITDIGENKPQELARKYEVIGDRVRYHLIGTLQTNKVKYIIDKAYMIHSLDRISLCEEIQKRAEKIDKEISCLVQVNISKEESKHGLAEEFVIDFVKNVSTNYKNIHIKGLMTMAPFIDAEEEIRKVFKSLKNLSLKINDLNLPNVEMDTLSMGMSHDYKIAIEEGATIVRVGTSIFGQRNYNK from the coding sequence ATGTCAATTAAAGATAATATAATATCCATTAAACAAAATATTGATAATATAAGAAAAGAAAGTAATAGACAAGAATATGTGAATTTAATGGCAGTTACTAAAACTGTGGATGTAGATAAGGTTTTAGAGGCTATAGATGCAGGAATTACAGATATAGGTGAAAATAAACCTCAAGAATTAGCTAGAAAATATGAAGTTATTGGTGATAGGGTTAGATATCATCTAATAGGGACTCTACAAACTAATAAGGTAAAGTATATAATTGATAAAGCTTATATGATTCACTCCTTAGATAGAATATCTTTATGTGAAGAAATTCAAAAAAGAGCTGAAAAAATAGACAAAGAGATTAGTTGCTTAGTTCAAGTTAACATATCAAAAGAAGAAAGTAAACATGGACTTGCAGAAGAATTCGTAATAGATTTTGTTAAGAATGTATCTACTAATTATAAAAATATACACATTAAAGGTTTAATGACTATGGCTCCTTTTATAGATGCTGAAGAAGAAATAAGAAAAGTATTTAAAAGTTTAAAGAATTTATCATTGAAAATTAATGACTTAAACTTACCAAATGTAGAAATGGATACTTTATCTATGGGAATGAGCCATGACTACAAAATAGCTATAGAAGAAGGGGCTACGATTGTAAGAGTAGGAACTTCAATATTTGGTCAAAGAAATTATAATAAATAG
- a CDS encoding HlyD family efflux transporter periplasmic adaptor subunit — MKKIKCSRLFILGVFIYLIFKGISLIIGLNTSVLVLKDDFYTMKTKEKAIVIRDEYLIKSDTNGTLSLLVNRDEKVQKSQSIANVYNNNIDEDINEDLKKLKEEIKDLEGENNSLKIGILSVKKEELNILEEKIRSNSTNYSASESGVISYKYDNNENKYGSDYLANITREDIDNASNNYMPTATDHEKVKQGSIIARVINNNDCYMAFVREDNKLFNEGDSVKIEIKDDEINGEIYKICKKDNYSIVIVKFTQQNIGIYDTRVEEFDIIYKQMEALRIPKKSLVKKDNKTGVYVINEENNKPEFIEVKGISFEDDTYIYVDFRSNEASGINTVKLHDRIILKPNFINKRIAKIN; from the coding sequence TTGAAGAAAATAAAATGTTCGAGACTTTTTATACTAGGAGTATTTATATACTTAATATTTAAAGGAATATCTTTAATAATAGGATTAAATACATCTGTACTAGTATTAAAAGATGATTTTTATACTATGAAAACAAAAGAAAAAGCTATTGTTATAAGAGATGAATATTTAATAAAAAGTGATACTAATGGAACTTTATCTTTGTTAGTGAACAGGGATGAAAAAGTTCAAAAATCTCAGAGTATAGCTAATGTATATAATAACAATATAGATGAGGATATTAATGAAGACTTAAAAAAATTAAAAGAAGAAATAAAAGATTTAGAAGGTGAAAATAATTCATTGAAAATTGGAATATTATCTGTAAAAAAAGAAGAATTAAATATATTAGAAGAAAAAATTAGATCTAATTCTACTAACTACTCTGCAAGTGAATCAGGGGTTATATCTTACAAGTATGATAACAATGAAAATAAATATGGAAGCGATTATTTAGCTAATATTACTAGAGAAGATATAGATAACGCAAGCAATAATTATATGCCAACTGCAACTGATCATGAAAAAGTAAAACAAGGCAGTATTATAGCCAGAGTAATAAATAATAATGATTGTTATATGGCGTTTGTAAGAGAAGATAATAAGTTGTTTAATGAAGGTGATAGTGTTAAAATTGAAATTAAGGACGATGAAATAAATGGTGAAATATATAAAATATGTAAGAAGGATAATTATTCTATTGTAATAGTTAAATTTACGCAACAAAATATTGGAATTTATGATACAAGAGTGGAAGAATTTGATATAATATATAAACAAATGGAAGCTTTAAGAATACCAAAAAAATCTTTAGTGAAAAAAGATAATAAAACAGGTGTATATGTAATAAATGAAGAAAATAATAAACCTGAATTTATAGAAGTTAAAGGAATTTCTTTTGAAGACGATACTTACATATATGTAGACTTTAGAAGTAATGAAGCTAGTGGAATAAATACGGTTAAATTACATGACAGAATCATTTTAAAGCCAAATTTTATTAATAAAAGAATTGCAAAGATTAACTAG
- a CDS encoding DUF1540 domain-containing protein: MSEKKLYCKATNCTHNYDEYCRAGYINVRGNSAVKTSETTCSTYFADSVGFFTSAIEVGGYTTPENIICEAYNCIYNKDTRCTANNVMINSHFSSCETFKCE, from the coding sequence ATGTCTGAAAAAAAACTATATTGTAAAGCAACCAATTGTACTCATAATTACGATGAATATTGTCGCGCTGGTTACATAAATGTAAGAGGTAATTCTGCAGTAAAAACATCTGAAACTACTTGTTCAACATATTTTGCAGATAGTGTTGGTTTTTTTACTAGTGCTATAGAAGTAGGTGGATATACAACACCAGAAAATATAATTTGCGAAGCTTATAATTGTATTTACAATAAGGACACACGTTGTACCGCAAATAATGTTATGATTAATTCTCATTTTTCATCATGTGAAACATTTAAGTGCGAATAA
- the serS gene encoding serine--tRNA ligase — protein sequence MLDIKRIRENLEDIKKAMDRRGEKEFDLDAVVELDDQRRELLKEVETLKSEMNVEQKKIPQLMKEGKKEEAEAEKVKLKELSENIKVLDEKVKKVQDELQYRLLRIPNVPNANVPQGDTDDDNVEVRKWGEPRKFDFDFKAHWDIGTDLGILDFETGAKITGSRFTLYRDKGARLERSVANFFLNTNTEEQGYTEFIPPFMANTNSFIGTGQLPKFGEDMFKVEDTDYYLIPTSEVPLTNIVANEILSYDELPLNYTAYTPCFRSEAGSAGRDTRGLVRQHQFNKVEMVKIVAPETSYDELEKLTANAEYLLQKLNIPYRVVRICTGDLGFTAAYKYDLEVWMPSYNRYVEISSCSNCEDFQARRAGIRFKRDKNSKAEYCHTLNGSGLAVGRTVAAILENYQQADGSVVVPEALRPYMGIDVIK from the coding sequence ATGTTAGATATCAAAAGGATAAGAGAAAATCTAGAAGATATTAAAAAAGCAATGGATAGAAGGGGCGAAAAAGAATTCGACCTTGATGCTGTTGTTGAACTAGACGATCAAAGAAGAGAATTATTAAAAGAAGTTGAGACTTTAAAAAGCGAAATGAACGTTGAACAAAAGAAAATACCTCAACTAATGAAAGAAGGAAAAAAAGAGGAAGCTGAAGCAGAAAAAGTTAAGCTTAAAGAATTGTCTGAAAACATAAAAGTTTTAGATGAAAAAGTTAAAAAAGTTCAAGATGAATTACAATATAGATTACTTAGAATACCAAATGTTCCAAATGCAAACGTTCCTCAAGGGGATACTGATGATGATAACGTAGAAGTTAGAAAATGGGGAGAGCCAAGAAAGTTTGATTTTGATTTCAAAGCTCACTGGGATATAGGTACTGACTTAGGAATATTAGATTTTGAAACTGGAGCTAAAATAACTGGTTCAAGATTTACATTATATAGAGACAAAGGTGCAAGATTAGAAAGATCCGTAGCTAACTTCTTCTTAAATACAAATACAGAAGAACAAGGATATACAGAGTTTATACCACCATTTATGGCTAATACAAACTCATTTATAGGAACTGGACAGCTTCCAAAATTCGGAGAAGATATGTTCAAAGTTGAAGATACTGATTACTACTTAATACCAACTTCAGAAGTACCATTAACAAACATAGTTGCAAATGAAATACTATCATATGATGAATTACCTTTAAATTACACTGCTTATACTCCATGCTTTAGATCAGAAGCTGGTTCTGCAGGTAGAGATACTAGAGGTCTTGTTAGACAACATCAATTCAACAAAGTTGAAATGGTTAAAATAGTTGCACCAGAAACTTCATATGATGAATTAGAAAAGTTAACTGCTAATGCAGAATATTTATTACAAAAATTAAACATACCATATAGAGTTGTTAGAATATGTACAGGAGATTTAGGATTTACTGCTGCGTATAAATATGACTTAGAAGTATGGATGCCATCATACAATAGATACGTTGAAATATCTTCTTGCTCAAATTGTGAAGATTTCCAAGCTAGAAGAGCAGGTATAAGATTTAAAAGAGATAAAAACTCTAAAGCAGAATATTGCCATACATTAAATGGTTCAGGTCTTGCTGTAGGTAGAACAGTTGCAGCTATACTTGAGAACTATCAGCAAGCTGATGGCTCAGTAGTAGTACCAGAAGCATTAAGACCATATATGGGTATAGATGTTATAAAATAA
- a CDS encoding alanine/glycine:cation symporter family protein has product METIVNAVNNVVWSNWLVYLCLGAGIYFSFRTRFSQIRNIKEMVHLLFAGEKSEQGISSFQGFCTALAGRIGTGNIAGVATAIAWGGPGALFWMWAIAFLGAGSAFAESTLGQLYKEEHEGEYCGGPAYYIEKGFGKKGWTKVYGMAFAIVTLLAMGILMPGVQSNSIAVSVENAFGLSTSVTGIALVILVGIVIFGGIKRIGAAAEFIVPFMGGAYILMSIIIIIVNIGHLPGVIATIFKSAFGFEQTFAGILGSTIAWGVKRGVYSNEAGQGTGPQASSAAEVSHPAKQGFVQAFSVYVDTLFVCSATGFMILITDNYTTFNATGEVIYNAGPQYTVEQIGPAYTQGAVNTLISGFGAAFVAIALFFFAFTTLMAYYYIAEVNLNYMIKRLTGKGNKMATHVLKIVMLLMIFFGCVKSAGLAWTMGDIGVGLMAWLNIVAILLLSNIVMKCFNDYESQLKSGKSSEEISFDPVSLGIKNADFWENRNKQKVD; this is encoded by the coding sequence ATGGAAACCATTGTTAATGCAGTCAACAATGTGGTATGGAGTAATTGGCTAGTTTATTTATGTCTAGGTGCAGGTATTTATTTTTCTTTTAGAACAAGATTCTCTCAAATTAGAAATATCAAAGAAATGGTACATTTATTATTCGCAGGTGAAAAATCTGAACAAGGTATTTCGTCTTTCCAAGGTTTCTGTACTGCACTAGCAGGACGTATAGGAACAGGTAATATAGCAGGTGTTGCTACTGCTATTGCTTGGGGTGGTCCAGGAGCATTATTTTGGATGTGGGCAATAGCATTCTTAGGAGCAGGTTCAGCATTTGCAGAATCTACATTAGGTCAGTTATATAAAGAAGAGCATGAAGGTGAATACTGTGGTGGTCCAGCTTACTATATAGAAAAAGGCTTTGGCAAAAAAGGATGGACAAAAGTGTATGGTATGGCTTTTGCCATAGTTACACTTTTAGCAATGGGAATATTAATGCCAGGTGTTCAATCTAACTCAATAGCAGTATCTGTTGAAAATGCATTTGGATTGAGTACATCAGTTACAGGTATAGCATTAGTTATTTTAGTTGGTATAGTTATATTTGGTGGAATTAAAAGAATAGGTGCTGCTGCAGAATTTATAGTTCCTTTCATGGGTGGAGCATATATATTAATGTCAATAATAATAATAATAGTTAATATAGGACATTTACCAGGAGTTATAGCTACAATATTTAAATCAGCATTTGGTTTTGAACAAACTTTTGCAGGTATATTAGGATCTACTATAGCTTGGGGTGTTAAACGTGGAGTTTATTCAAATGAAGCTGGTCAAGGTACTGGGCCACAAGCATCTTCAGCAGCTGAAGTATCTCACCCTGCAAAACAAGGTTTTGTTCAAGCTTTCTCAGTATATGTTGATACATTATTCGTTTGTTCTGCTACTGGATTTATGATATTAATAACTGATAACTATACTACTTTCAATGCTACTGGTGAAGTTATATACAATGCGGGACCTCAATATACTGTTGAACAAATAGGGCCTGCTTATACACAAGGTGCAGTTAATACATTAATAAGTGGATTTGGTGCAGCATTTGTTGCTATAGCATTATTTTTCTTTGCATTTACAACTTTGATGGCTTATTACTATATAGCTGAGGTTAACTTAAACTATATGATTAAGAGACTTACTGGTAAAGGAAATAAGATGGCAACTCATGTATTAAAAATTGTAATGTTGCTAATGATATTCTTTGGATGTGTGAAGAGTGCAGGACTTGCATGGACAATGGGTGATATAGGTGTTGGACTTATGGCTTGGCTGAATATAGTAGCGATACTTCTGCTATCAAATATAGTAATGAAGTGTTTTAACGACTACGAATCCCAATTGAAATCTGGTAAGTCTAGTGAAGAAATTTCATTTGACCCAGTATCACTGGGAATTAAAAATGCTGATTTCTGGGAAAATAGAAACAAGCAAAAAGTAGACTAA
- the spoIVA gene encoding stage IV sporulation protein A gives MMNNIYEDIAKRTQGDIYIGVVGPVRTGKSTFIRRFMETLVLPNIENDFKRERTKDEIPQSGSGKTIMTVEPKFVPADGVEIKIKDTVSLKVRMVDCVGYIVDGALGHEEDGKQRLVSTPWSKEAMTFEKAAEIGTKKVIKDHSTIGIVIITDGSVTGIDRSSYIIPEERVIKELKTLKKPFAIVLNTKYPNSEETGFLRHDLEQKYAVPVVPMDVDQMDEKDIEEVMETVLYDFPLAEIRINLPDWVEGLPNNHWIKTNIINTLKQSIESIDKIRDIDSVVHGFNELPFLEDCEVDDVSLGEGVINIDVCTKQELFYEILEEQSGFKIEGNCQLLNLITKLSKVKVEYDKIESALCDAKTLGYGVVAPSLDELSLEEPEITKQGKQYGIKLKANAPSLHIIKADISTEVSPIVGNQNQGEEMIKYLLEEFEQNPAEIWESNMFGKSLNDLVKEQLQSKLYTMPEEIRYKIQKTLQKIINEGSSNIITILL, from the coding sequence ATTATGAACAATATATATGAAGACATTGCTAAAAGAACTCAAGGCGACATATATATAGGTGTTGTTGGACCTGTTAGAACAGGAAAATCAACGTTTATTAGAAGATTTATGGAAACCCTTGTGTTACCTAACATAGAAAATGACTTCAAAAGAGAAAGAACTAAAGATGAGATACCTCAAAGTGGTTCAGGTAAAACCATAATGACAGTTGAGCCTAAATTTGTTCCAGCTGATGGAGTTGAAATAAAAATTAAAGACACTGTATCTCTAAAAGTCAGAATGGTAGACTGCGTAGGATACATAGTTGATGGAGCTTTAGGTCATGAAGAAGACGGAAAGCAAAGACTAGTATCTACACCATGGTCAAAAGAAGCTATGACTTTTGAAAAAGCTGCAGAAATAGGAACAAAAAAAGTTATTAAAGATCACTCTACAATTGGAATTGTAATAATTACAGATGGTTCTGTTACAGGAATCGATAGAAGTAGCTATATAATTCCAGAAGAAAGAGTTATAAAAGAATTAAAGACATTAAAGAAACCATTTGCAATAGTATTGAATACCAAATATCCAAATAGTGAGGAAACAGGATTTTTAAGACATGATTTGGAACAAAAATATGCAGTTCCTGTAGTGCCTATGGATGTGGATCAAATGGATGAAAAAGATATAGAGGAAGTTATGGAAACAGTTCTATATGATTTCCCATTAGCTGAAATAAGAATTAATTTACCTGATTGGGTAGAAGGATTACCTAATAATCACTGGATTAAGACTAATATAATTAATACTTTAAAACAATCAATAGAATCTATTGATAAAATAAGAGATATTGATTCTGTAGTACATGGATTTAATGAATTACCTTTCTTAGAAGATTGTGAAGTTGATGATGTAAGCCTTGGAGAAGGAGTAATAAACATTGATGTATGTACAAAACAAGAATTATTCTACGAAATATTAGAAGAACAAAGTGGATTCAAAATTGAAGGCAACTGTCAATTACTTAATTTAATTACAAAATTATCAAAGGTTAAAGTAGAGTATGATAAAATCGAAAGTGCTTTATGTGATGCAAAAACTTTAGGATATGGAGTAGTTGCACCATCTCTTGATGAACTTAGTTTAGAAGAACCTGAAATTACAAAACAAGGAAAGCAATATGGAATTAAACTAAAAGCAAATGCACCTTCTCTTCATATAATAAAAGCAGATATTTCAACAGAAGTATCTCCTATAGTTGGAAATCAAAATCAAGGAGAAGAAATGATTAAATATCTACTTGAAGAATTTGAACAAAATCCAGCTGAAATTTGGGAATCAAATATGTTTGGTAAATCATTGAATGATTTAGTTAAAGAGCAGTTACAAAGTAAATTATATACTATGCCAGAAGAGATAAGATATAAGATTCAAAAAACATTACAAAAAATTATTAATGAAGGTAGTAGTAATATAATAACTATTTTGCTATAA
- a CDS encoding NAD(P)H-dependent glycerol-3-phosphate dehydrogenase — translation MKKMCVIGAGSWGSALALSLHKNNHKVFMWTRDNEQVKEINDTRKNSRFLPEVVFPEDLIVSNDLGKVIKDSEIVVLAVPSQAVRSVCKQIRPLLRKEQILVDVAKGLEKGTGLRLSDVAKEELPNNPYVALSGPSHAEEVSKYMPTTLVAACEEIKYAQEVQDAFMSRYLRVYTNPDIIGVELGGALKNIIAFGAGMCDGLGYGDNTKAALMTRGIAEIGRLGVAMGANVNTFTGLAGIGDLIVTCTSMHSRNRRAGILMGQGKSLQETLDEVKMVVEGITATEVAYKVSRDLNIDMPITEAIYSVLYEGANPNEAVLELMTRSKKHEMEEVVNNGLFK, via the coding sequence ATGAAGAAGATGTGTGTTATAGGTGCTGGAAGCTGGGGTAGTGCATTAGCACTTAGCTTACATAAAAATAATCATAAAGTTTTCATGTGGACAAGAGATAATGAGCAAGTTAAAGAAATAAATGATACGAGAAAAAATAGTAGGTTCTTACCAGAGGTTGTTTTCCCAGAAGACTTAATAGTTTCTAATGATTTAGGGAAAGTTATAAAAGATAGCGAAATTGTTGTACTTGCAGTGCCATCTCAAGCTGTAAGAAGTGTATGCAAGCAAATTAGACCTCTACTTAGAAAAGAGCAGATTTTAGTTGATGTGGCAAAAGGTTTAGAAAAAGGAACTGGTCTTAGACTTTCTGATGTGGCAAAAGAAGAGTTGCCAAATAATCCTTATGTAGCATTATCTGGACCTTCACATGCAGAAGAAGTTTCTAAATATATGCCAACAACTTTAGTTGCAGCTTGTGAAGAAATAAAATATGCACAGGAAGTTCAAGATGCTTTTATGAGTCGCTACCTTAGAGTTTATACTAATCCTGATATAATAGGAGTAGAACTTGGTGGAGCATTAAAAAATATTATAGCTTTTGGTGCAGGAATGTGTGATGGTTTAGGTTATGGAGATAACACAAAAGCAGCTTTAATGACAAGAGGAATTGCAGAAATCGGAAGACTTGGAGTTGCTATGGGAGCCAATGTAAACACTTTTACAGGGCTTGCAGGTATAGGTGATTTAATTGTTACTTGCACAAGCATGCATAGTAGAAATAGAAGAGCTGGTATACTTATGGGTCAAGGTAAATCTTTACAAGAAACATTAGATGAAGTAAAAATGGTAGTTGAAGGAATAACTGCCACAGAAGTAGCATATAAAGTTTCTAGAGATTTAAATATTGATATGCCAATAACAGAAGCTATATACTCAGTCTTGTATGAAGGTGCTAATCCTAATGAAGCTGTGCTAGAACTAATGACTAGGTCAAAAAAACATGAAATGGAAGAAGTAGTTAATAATGGCTTATTTAAATAA
- the plsY gene encoding glycerol-3-phosphate 1-O-acyltransferase PlsY yields MLIYLIIIIIAYLLGNISTSYIVAKRLAGVDIRTQGSGNAGSTNVLRTLGKKAGALTFIGDVLKGLVAVLIARLIAYGVHMDQSICAYFAVVAVVLGHNYPAFLGFKGGKGVATSLGSMLGMNPLVALMCLGFFIIIVAITKYVSLGSILGIGLSPIIMLINHNTKGVLVTLFLTISVAITHKENIKRLLSGTERKIGQKKN; encoded by the coding sequence ATGTTAATTTATTTAATTATAATTATAATTGCCTACCTTCTTGGGAATATATCAACTTCTTATATAGTAGCAAAGAGACTTGCTGGAGTTGATATAAGAACTCAGGGTTCCGGTAATGCAGGCTCTACAAATGTACTTAGAACATTAGGTAAAAAAGCAGGAGCATTAACTTTTATAGGAGATGTTCTAAAAGGATTAGTTGCAGTATTAATAGCAAGGTTGATTGCTTATGGAGTTCATATGGACCAAAGTATTTGTGCCTATTTTGCAGTCGTTGCTGTTGTTCTTGGTCACAATTATCCTGCTTTTCTGGGGTTCAAAGGAGGTAAAGGAGTTGCCACTTCTTTAGGTTCTATGCTAGGAATGAATCCACTAGTTGCACTAATGTGTTTAGGATTTTTTATAATAATAGTAGCTATAACTAAGTATGTTTCCTTAGGCTCTATACTGGGTATTGGTTTATCTCCTATAATCATGCTTATAAATCATAATACGAAAGGTGTTTTAGTTACATTATTTTTAACCATATCAGTAGCAATAACCCATAAAGAAAATATTAAACGCTTACTAAGCGGCACAGAAAGAAAAATAGGACAAAAGAAAAATTAA